Proteins from one Ananas comosus cultivar F153 linkage group 5, ASM154086v1, whole genome shotgun sequence genomic window:
- the LOC109710455 gene encoding protein PIN-LIKES 2-like, with amino-acid sequence MDQLAVSGPKSNWEAAVEPILKLLSLTVIGLILGHPKTRVIPRATFKLLSKLIFALFLPCLIFVQLGESITLKEVLLWWFVPVNVLLSTVIGCALGYVVAVVCRPPPQFFRFTVIMTGFGNTGNLPIAIIGSLCDTLDQPFGPNCQRTGIAYLSFAQWVAVILVYTLVYHMMEPPMEYYEVVADENEIHAAQEPIGDISRPLLQEAEWPGMNDKETESSKTPFIARVFMSVSGSSLNTFPDFDLSEEGITGGAGPSSPKSLRCLAEPKVVRRIRIVAEKTPIIQILQPPTIASFLALIVGTVPIFRNFVFGSDAPLSFFTDSLAILAEALIPSVMLILGGMLAEGPNDSSLGLRTTIGITVARLLILPFIGIGVVALADKLNILIVGDKMYRFVLLLQYTTPTAILLGAIASLRGYAVKEASALLFWQHVCAVVSLSAYIVVYFNLLAYI; translated from the coding sequence ATGGATCAACTAGCGGTCAGCGGCCCGAAGAGCAATTGGGAAGCGGCGGTCGAGCCGATCCTGAAACTCTTGAGCCTCACGGTGATCGGCCTCATACTCGGCCACCCGAAAACCCGGGTCATTCCGAGAGCCACTTTCAAGCTCTTGAGCAAGCTCATCTTCGCGCTCTTCCTGCCGTGCCTCATCTTCGTCCAATTGGGCGAATCCATCACTTTGAAAGAAGTCCTTTTGTGGTGGTTCGTCCCCGTCAATGTGCTCCTCAGCACGGTGATCGGATGCGCTCTTGGGTATGTCGTGGCCGTCGTATGCCGCCCTCCGCCGCAGTTCTTTCGGTTCACCGTGATCATGACCGGATTTGGAAACACGGGTAATCTCCCCATCGCCATAATTGGCTCACTCTGTGACACCTTAGACCAGCCGTTCGGTCCCAACTGCCAGAGAACGGGCATCGCTTACCTCTCCTTCGCTCAATGGGTCGCCGTGATCCTTGTCTATACCTTGGTCTACCACATGATGGAGCCGCCCATGGAGTATTACGAGGTAGTCGCGGACGAAAACGAGATACACGCAGCACAGGAGCCCATCGGCGATATAAGTCGGCCTCTTCTTCAGGAAGCTGAGTGGCCGGGCATGAACGATAAAGAGACCGAGAGCTCAAAGACGCCCTTTATCGCCAGAGTCTTCATGAGCGTCTCGGGATCTTCTCTAAACACGTTCCCTGATTTTGACTTGAGCGAGGAGGGGATCACTGGAGGTGCCGGGCCCAGTAGTCCCAAGTCTCTTAGGTGCTTGGCCGAGCCGAAGGTTGTAAGACGGATTAGAATCGTAGCCGAGAAGACGCCGATTATACAAATTCTTCAACCACCCACGATTGCTTCTTTCTTAGCCCTTATTGTCGGGACGGTGCCTATATTTCGGAATTTCGTATTTGGCAGCGATGCCCCGCTCTCATTCTTCACAGATAGTTTGGCGATATTGGCAGAAGCCCTCATTCCGTCGGTGATGCTTATATTGGGAGGAATGCTTGCGGAAGGCCCCAACGATTCATCTCTCGGGCTAAGGACGACTATCGGAATCACCGTCGCAAGGCTATTAATTCTTCCTTTTATTGGAATCGGCGTAGTAGCTTTGGCCGATAAATTGAATATCCTGATTGTTGGAGATAAAATGTATCGTTTCGTGCTTCTGCTGCAATATACAACTCCGACCGCCATTCTATTGGGGGCTATCGCCAGCTTGCGGGGATATGCAGTGAAGGAAGCTTCGGCGCTCTTGTTCTGGCAGCATGTGTGTGCAGTGGTGTCGCTCTCTGCTTATATCGTCGTCTACTTCAATCTGCTTGCCTACATCTGA